GGTCGTCAACGGACTGTTGCACAACGGCCCAGACCCGAAACACCTCCCCCGCCTCGCCGTGGTCCCCGGCGGCTCCACCAACGTCTTCGCCCGCGCACTCGGTCTGCCCAATGACGCCGTGGAGGCGACCGGTGCCCTGCTGGACGCCCTGCGCGAGGGCAGCGAGCGCACGGTCGGCCTGGGCCTGGCCTCGGGTACGCCCGGCACCGAGGACGAGGCCGTGCCGGGACGGTGGTTCACCTTCAACGCGGGCCTCGGTTTCGACGCCGGCGTGGTCGGACGGGTCGAGCAGCAGCGCGAGCGCGGCAGGAAGTCCACACACGCGCTCTACGTCCGACAGGCCCTGCGCCAGTTCTTCGGCGAGGCGCACCGCCGGCACGGGACGATCACGCTGGAGCGGGCGGACGCCGAGCCGGTGACCGATCTTGTCCTTTCCATAGTCTCGAACACCTCTCCGTGGACCTTCCTGGGCAATCACCCGATGTACGCGTCACCTAAGGCCTCGTTCGATAAAGGCCTCGACGTACTCGGTCTCAGCCGTATGACGACAGCCGCGGTTGCCCGGTATGGCACCCAGTTGCTCACTTCGTCCCCCGAACGCGGACCCCATGGAAAGCACGCCGTCTCACTCCACGACCTGGACCGCTTCACCTTGCATTCGAAGGTCCCCTTGCCCCTTCAGATGGACGGCGACCATCTGGGGCTGCGTACGAGCGTGACGTTCACAGGCGTACGCCGTGCACTGCGTGTGATTGTGTGAGCGGAACGGGCTAAAGTCCTTTCACTCGAACGTTTAGGCCAGGATCCACCCCATGGAAGTACGGCTGTGACCTAGTCGACACCGAGGAATCAAAAAAAACTTTCCGGAAGGGGTTGTATCCGTCGCTGAGGTTTGCGAGTCTCTACGTGGCGATCGGGACAGCCCGCAACACCGGCTCCACAGATCACCGGAACCCCTCTTCAATCACAGGACCTCGCCAGGGAACCTGGCGGTCGGCCCTTCACTTGTTGAGGGATTCGTGAAAGCGTTCACATTCACAAGCAACTTGCACGTAATACACAAGGAGAGGTAGCAGCCATGGACTGGCGTCACAACGCCGTTTGCCGCGAGGAAGACCCCGAGCTCTTCTTCCCCATCGGCAACACCGGTCCTGCGCTGCTGCAGATCGAGGAAGCCAAGGCCGTCTGCCGTCGCTGCCCCGTTATGGATCAGTGTCTGCAGTGGGCGCTCGAGTCCGGCCAGGACTCCGGCGTCTGGGGTGGTCTCAGCGAGGACGAGCGCCGCGCCATGAAGCGCCGCGCCGCCCGCAACCGGGCCCGTCAGGCCTCCGCCTGACAACACCCGCCCCGCAAACAGCCTGAGCTTGGCGGCGCGTACAGCGAGTACGCATCTCCCGCCCCCGAGCCGCAGCGCGCAGTACCCCCGATGCGCAGCAAATGCTGGCAACGAGCATGTTGAGCCCCAGCCCCCTGAACGGGCTGGGGCTCTTTGCTGTCCAAAGGCCGGCGAACATCCGGCCGTTGACGTGTGGGGGACCGTGTGCAGTACACCACCCTGCCGCCGTGGTGCACTGCACACAACCTCTGTCGGCGCCTACTTGTGCGCTCGCACCGGGAGGTCGAGGATCACCCGGGTCCCCCGCTCCGGCGCCGGCACCATGTCGAACGTGCCGCCCAACTCGCCCTCCACCAGCGTCCGTACGATCTGCAGGCCGAGGTTGCCCGCGGTGTGCGGGTCGAAGCCCTCGGGCAGACCCACGCCGTCGTCCTGGACCGTGACCAGGAGGCGGGCCTGCTTGGTCGTACCGCCGCGGACCGCCGAGACCTCGACCGTGCCGGTGTCGCCCTCGCGGAAGCCGTGCTCCAGGGCGTTCTGCAGGATCTCGGTCAGGACCATCGACAGCGGCGTGGCGACCTCGGCGTCCAGGATGCCGAAGCGGCCGGTGCGCCGGCCGGTGACCTTGCCGGGCGAGATCTCGGCGACCATCGCCAGCACCCGGTCGGCGATCTCGTCGAACTCCACGCGCTCGTCGAGGTTCTGGGAGAGCGTCTCGTGCACGATCGCGATCGAGCCGACCCGTCGTACCGCCTCTTCGAGGGCTTCGCGGCCGCGGTCGGACTCGATGCGCCGGGCCTGGAGGCGGAGCAGGGCGGCCACGGTCTGGAGGTTGTTCTTGACGCGGTGGTGGATCTCCCGGATGGTCGCGTCCTTGGTGATCAACTCGCGTTCGCGGCGGCGCAGTTCGGTGACGTCCCGGAGCAGGACCAGCGAACCGATGCGGGTGCCCTTGGGCTTGAGGGGGATCGCCCGGAACTGGATGACTCCGTCGCCCGACTCGATCTCGAACTCGCGGGGCGCCCAGCCGCTGGCGACCTTGGCGAGCGCCTCGTCCACCGGCCCGTGGGTCGGGGCGAGTTCGGCGGTGGTCATGCCCAGGTGGTGGCCTACGAGGTCGGCGGCGAGGCCGAGGCGGTGGTAGGCGGACAGCGCGTTCGGGGAGGCGTACTGGACGAGGCCGTCGGCGTCGAGGCGGATCAGGCCGTCGCCGACGCGCGGCGAGGCGTCCATGTCGACCTGCTGGTTGGCGAACGGGAACGCGCCGGCCGCGATCATCTGAGCCAGATCCGAGGCGCTCTGGAGGTAGGTCAGCTCCAGGCGGCTCGGAGTGCGCACGGTCAGCAGGTTGGTGTTGCGCGCGATGACACCGAGGACGCGCCCGTCCCGTCGTACGGGAATCGACTCGACGCGGACCGGCACCTCCTCGCGCCACTCGGGGTCGCCCTCCCGCACGATCCGGCCCTCGTCGAGCGCGGCGTCCAGCATCGGGCGGCGGCCGCGCGGGACGAGGTGGCCGACCATGTCGTCCTGGTACGAGGTCGGGCCGGTGTTGGGCCGCATCTGGGCGACGGACACATAGCGGGTGCCGTCGCTGGTGGGGACCCACAGGACGAGGTCGGCGAAGGAGAGGTCGGAGAGCAGCTGCCACTCCGAGACCAGCAGGTGGAGCCACTCGAGGTCGGAGTCGTCGAGGGCCGTGTGCTGGCGTACGAGTTCGTTCATGGAGGGCACGTGGCCGAGCGTACCTGGCGGTACGGACATGACTCGAAACCAGCCACTTCAGGGGCCCGCAGGGGCCGAAAACACCCGCGGGCCGCGGCGCCTGGGAGGGACCCTCAACCCTCCCGGCACCGCAGCCCGGAGCAACAACGGCCGTGGGGTGTGCGGTCCCGGTCGGCCGAAGGATGAGGAGCCGGGGCAGTCAGGGCAGAGAGCTCCGGTTCCTCGGTCCGCCTTCCTGTGCGGGGAAGGCGGAAGTCGGTGCGTTCTTCTCCTACGCACTCCTTCGCATTGTGGACTAGACCACTTCGGTGTGTCCATGCGTTGGAGCCTGTTTGTTGTTGACGCTTCTTCGCGGGCTCCGAGCCAGTCGGAGAACCAGTGGGACGCCCTGGCGTCCACCACGCAGCCTAACCCGTGCGGGTTCATGTGCGGGGCCAGTTGGCCATGGCAATTTCCGCGAGCGCCTCCAGTTCCTCCCGGCTCGCCCCGTCGCGTGCCTGTTGCGACATGCCCTGGATCATCGCACCGGTATGCCGGGCGAGGGCGGCGGCGTCGGTGCCGGGCGGGAGGGCGCCTGTGGCGACGTCCGCTTCTGTACGGCTCCGGATGGCCGCGATGGTGGCGTTGCGCCGGCTCCGTAGCGACTCCTCCACCTCGGGCGTGGAGCAGTTGGTGGCCGCGTGGGCGACGAGGCAGCCGTGCGGATGGGCCGGATCGGTGTACTCCGCGGCGGCCTCGCGCAGCATCCGCGCGACGGCCGCACGGGCGGTGGGCTCCTCGGCGAGGGCGCGATCGGCGAAGGAGCCGTACCGCACGTCGTACGCGCGGACGACCTCTTCGAACAGCGACTGCTTGTCACCGAAGGCCGCGTACAGGCTGGGGGCGCCGATGTCCATGACGCGTGTGAGGTCGGAGACGGAGGTCGCCTCGTAGCCGTGCTCCCAGAACGCGAGGATCGCCTTCTCCAGGGCGGTCTCGCGGTCGAAGGAGCGGGGGCGTCCGCGGGGTCTGGGCGCCGGGCGGGGCTTCGCCCCGGTCGTCTCGCTCTCCTTGTTGCTCACCATGGGGTGCATTTTATAGCGGACGCTAGACAAATGCCGGCGGGGTGATCTACGGTTATTTTTGTAGCGATCGATAGCGAATGTTTCGTTGACCTGGGCCTGGGGGCCCCGCTCTGTTAGATTGGTCTAAACCACATGCCCCCTTCAGAACGGCAGGCCCAGCGTGGAAGTTGTCATCGTTCCGGACGCCAAGGCGGGTGGCGAGCTGATAGCCGAGGCCATGGCGCAGTTGCTCCGACGCAAGCCCGACGCCGTGCTCGGTGTGGCCACCGGGTCGACGCCGCTGCCCATCTACGCGGCGCTCGCGGCCGAGGTGCGCTCCGGTGCCGTGGACGTCTCACGGGCGCGGATCGCGCAGCTGGACGAGTATGTGGGGCTGCCCGCCGACCATCCGGAGTCGTATCGGTCCGTACTGCGGCGCGAGGTGCTGGAGCCGCTCGGAATCGGGATGGACGCGTTCATGGGGCCCGACGGTACGGCCGAGGACGTGCAGGGGGCGTGCGAGGCGTATGACGCGGCACTGTCCGAGGCAGGGGGCGTCGATCTGCAGTTGCTCGGGATCGGGACGGACGGGCACATCGGGTTCAATGAGCCGTGTTCGTCGCTGGCGTCGCGGACGCGGATCAAGACGCTGACGGAGCAGACGCGGGTCGACAACGCGCGGTTCTTCGACGGGGACATCGAGCAGGTGCCGCATCACGTGATCACGCAGGGCATCGGCACCATTCTTGAGGCGCGGCACCTGGTGTTGCTGGCGACGGGTGAGGGCAAAGCGGATGCGGTTGCGGCGACTGTGGAGGGGCCGGTGGCTGCGGTGTGTCCGGCCTCGGCGTTGCAGTTGCATCCGCATGCGACGGTTGTTGTGGACGAGGGGGCCGCATCGAAGTTGAAGCTTGCCGAGTATTTCCGGCACACGTATGCCAACAAGCCGGACTGGCAGGGGATTTGAGACGCGCGTTTCGTCTGCCGGGTTCGGTTTTCTGC
Above is a window of Streptomyces sp. DT2A-34 DNA encoding:
- a CDS encoding diacylglycerol kinase family protein — translated: MRALLVVNPAATTTSARTRDVLIHALASEMKLEAVTTEYRGHARDLGRQAADSDDVDLVVALGGDGTVNEVVNGLLHNGPDPKHLPRLAVVPGGSTNVFARALGLPNDAVEATGALLDALREGSERTVGLGLASGTPGTEDEAVPGRWFTFNAGLGFDAGVVGRVEQQRERGRKSTHALYVRQALRQFFGEAHRRHGTITLERADAEPVTDLVLSIVSNTSPWTFLGNHPMYASPKASFDKGLDVLGLSRMTTAAVARYGTQLLTSSPERGPHGKHAVSLHDLDRFTLHSKVPLPLQMDGDHLGLRTSVTFTGVRRALRVIV
- a CDS encoding WhiB family transcriptional regulator — its product is MDWRHNAVCREEDPELFFPIGNTGPALLQIEEAKAVCRRCPVMDQCLQWALESGQDSGVWGGLSEDERRAMKRRAARNRARQASA
- a CDS encoding sensor histidine kinase yields the protein MNELVRQHTALDDSDLEWLHLLVSEWQLLSDLSFADLVLWVPTSDGTRYVSVAQMRPNTGPTSYQDDMVGHLVPRGRRPMLDAALDEGRIVREGDPEWREEVPVRVESIPVRRDGRVLGVIARNTNLLTVRTPSRLELTYLQSASDLAQMIAAGAFPFANQQVDMDASPRVGDGLIRLDADGLVQYASPNALSAYHRLGLAADLVGHHLGMTTAELAPTHGPVDEALAKVASGWAPREFEIESGDGVIQFRAIPLKPKGTRIGSLVLLRDVTELRRRERELITKDATIREIHHRVKNNLQTVAALLRLQARRIESDRGREALEEAVRRVGSIAIVHETLSQNLDERVEFDEIADRVLAMVAEISPGKVTGRRTGRFGILDAEVATPLSMVLTEILQNALEHGFREGDTGTVEVSAVRGGTTKQARLLVTVQDDGVGLPEGFDPHTAGNLGLQIVRTLVEGELGGTFDMVPAPERGTRVILDLPVRAHK
- a CDS encoding TetR/AcrR family transcriptional regulator; translated protein: MVSNKESETTGAKPRPAPRPRGRPRSFDRETALEKAILAFWEHGYEATSVSDLTRVMDIGAPSLYAAFGDKQSLFEEVVRAYDVRYGSFADRALAEEPTARAAVARMLREAAAEYTDPAHPHGCLVAHAATNCSTPEVEESLRSRRNATIAAIRSRTEADVATGALPPGTDAAALARHTGAMIQGMSQQARDGASREELEALAEIAMANWPRT
- the nagB gene encoding glucosamine-6-phosphate deaminase — protein: MEVVIVPDAKAGGELIAEAMAQLLRRKPDAVLGVATGSTPLPIYAALAAEVRSGAVDVSRARIAQLDEYVGLPADHPESYRSVLRREVLEPLGIGMDAFMGPDGTAEDVQGACEAYDAALSEAGGVDLQLLGIGTDGHIGFNEPCSSLASRTRIKTLTEQTRVDNARFFDGDIEQVPHHVITQGIGTILEARHLVLLATGEGKADAVAATVEGPVAAVCPASALQLHPHATVVVDEGAASKLKLAEYFRHTYANKPDWQGI